From the genome of Mastomys coucha isolate ucsf_1 unplaced genomic scaffold, UCSF_Mcou_1 pScaffold6, whole genome shotgun sequence, one region includes:
- the Cmpk2 gene encoding UMP-CMP kinase 2, mitochondrial — translation MPMALISRPRAPLWLGRLSRRLFARHGACTETMARPRRFTVELPDCSLTHFVLEDAAGHRDARLVELLGPPGRSYALCVPLAPGEGCGPRVQAARVHQRLLQQLRRGPLQRCQLNKLLGYGPGDQAGEAQHGFLLRDPCDHPDTRRDLLQLLGSCQEAARPQLAEFQADSQGLLWQHLWELQGDRPVQVECACVLPAQEPHLHPLLPDLLNSAVFQDRDAARAVLEECTSFIPEARSVLDLVDQCPKEIQKGKFQVIAIEGLDATGKTTLTQSVSESLKAVLLQSPPPCISQWRKIFDDEPTIIRRAFYSLGNYLVASEIAKESANFPVIVDRYWHSTATYAIATEVSGGLQYLPPAHHPVYQWPGDLLKPDLVLLLTVNSEERMRRLQGRGLEKTKEEAELEANNVFRQKVEMTYQRMENPSCHLVDASPSRETVLQTVLQLVQTTGR, via the exons ATGCCCATGGCCCTAATAAGCCGCCCTCGAGCCCCGCTGTGGCTCGGGCGACTGTCCCGGAGGCTGTTCGCGCGACACGGGGCCTGCACAGAGACCATGGCTCGGCCGCGGCGCTTCACTGTGGAGTTGCCTGATTGCTCCCTGACTCACTTCGTCCTGGAGGACGCGGCAGGCCACAGGGATGCACGTCTGGTAGAGCTGCTAGGGCCCCCCGGACGCAGCTACGCGCTGTGTGTGCCCCTGGCTCCAGGCGAAGGCTGCGGGCCCCGGGTGCAGGCGGCCCGGGTGCACCAGCGCCTGCTGCAGCAGCTGCGCCGGGGTCCTTTGCAGAGGTGCCAGCTGAACAAACTGCTGGGCTACGGTCCGGGCGATCAGGCCGGCGAAGCTCAGCATGGCTTCCTGCTGCGCGACCCTTGCGACCACCCTGACACCCGGCGCGACTTGCTCCAGCTTCTGGGCTCCTGCCAGGAGGCGGCGCGTCCGCAGTTGGCCGAGTTCCAGGCGGACTCCCAGGGTTTGCTGTGGCAGCATCTGTGGGAGTTGCAGGGAGACAGGCCGGTGCAGGTGGAGTGCGCATGCGTCCTGCCGGCACAGGAGCCTCATTTGCATCCATTGCTGCCAGATCTGCTGAACTCTGCGGTGTTCCAAGACCGGGACGCTGCACGGGCTGTACTGGAGGAg tGCACATCCTTTATTCCAGAAGCCCGGTCAGTGCTTGACCTGGTTGACCAGTGCCCAAAGGAGATCCAGAAAGGGAAGTTCCAGGTCATTGCCATTGAGGGACTGGATGCCACTG GTAAGACCACACTGACACAGTCAGTGTCAGAGTCTCTCAAGGCTGTCCTCCTACAGTCGCCACCCCCCTGCATCAGCCAGTGGAGGAAGATCTTTGATGATGAACCTACTATCATTCGAAGAGCATTTTATTCTTTGGGCAATTATCTCGTGGCTTCTGAAATCGCTAAAGAATCAGCCAACTTTCCTGTTATTGTAGACAG GTACTGGCATAGCACAGCCACCTATGCCATAGCTACTGAGGTGAGTGGAGGCCTACAGTACCTTCCCCCTGCCCACCACCCTGTGTACCAGTGGCCAGGAGACCTGCTGAAGCCTGACCTGGTCCTGCTGCTTACTGTGAATTCTGAGGAGAGGATGCGGAGGCTGCAGGGCCGGGGCCTGGAGAAAACGAAAGAAGAGGCTGAACTTGAGGCCAATAATGTGTTTCGGCAGAA gGTGGAAATGACATACCAGCGTATGGAGAACCCAAGCTGCCATCTGGTCGATGCCAGCCCCTCGAGAGAGACCGTGCTGCAGACAGTTTTACAGCTGGTCCAGACTACTGGTCGTTAA